A section of the Apodemus sylvaticus chromosome 10, mApoSyl1.1, whole genome shotgun sequence genome encodes:
- the Pycr1 gene encoding pyrroline-5-carboxylate reductase 1, mitochondrial, protein MSVGFIGAGQLAFALAKGFTAAGVLAAHKIMASSPDMDQATVSALRRIGVNLTAHNKETVRHSDVLFLAVKPHIIPFILDEIGADIEDRHIVVSCAAGVTINSIEKKLTAFQPAPKVIRCMTNTPVVVREGVTVYATGTHAQVEDGKLVEQLMGSVGFCTEVEEDLIDAVTGLSSSGPAYAFTALDALADGGVKMGLPRRLAVRLGAQALLGAAKMLLDSEQHPGQLKDNVCSPGGATIHALHVLESGGFRSLLINAVEASCIRTRELQTMADQETVSPAAIKKTVLDKVKLDSSAGASLSSDHVKPLP, encoded by the exons ATGAGCGTAGGCTTCATCGGAGCAGGGCAGCTAGCCTTTGCCCTGGCCAAGGGCTTCACAGCTGCAG GTGTTCTGGCTGCACACAAGATAATGGCCAGCTCTCCAGACATGGACCAAGCTACGGTCTCTGCCCTCCGG AGGATAGGGGTGAACCTGACAGCCCACAACAAGGAGACGGTGCGCCACAGTGACGTGCTCTTCCTGGCCGTGAAGCCGCACATCATCCCTTTCATCCTGGATGAAATTGGTGCTGACATCGAGGACAGGCACATCGTGGTGTCTTGTGCGGCTGGTGTCACCATCAACTCCATTGAAAAG aAGCTGACAGCGTTCCAACCTGCTCCCAAAGTCATCCGATGTATGACTAACACCCCGGTCGTGGTGCGGGAGGGGGTCACTGTGTATGCCACAGGTACTCACGCTCAGGTGGAGGACGGCAAGCTCGTGGAGCAGCTCATGGGCAGCGTGGGCTTCTGCACGGAGGTGGAGGAAGACCTGATCGATGCTGTCACGGGCCTCAGCAGCAGCGGCCCAGCCTAC GCTTTCACAGCCCTGGATGCTCTGGCCGATGGTGGTGTGAAGATGGGGCTTCCACGACGCCTGGCGGTGCGCCTGGGGGCCCAGGCCCTCCTG GGAGCAGCCAAGATGCTACTGGACTCAGAACAGCACCCAGGCCAGCTCAAGGACAATGTCTGCTCTCCCGGTGGGGCCACCATCCATGCTCTGCATGTGCTAGAGAGCGGGGGCTTCCGCTCCCTGCTTATCAACGCCGTGGAAGCCTCCTGCATCCGCACACG GGAGCTGCAGACCATGGCTGATCAGGAAACCGTCTCCCCTGCTGCCATCAAGAAGACTGTACTGGACAAGGTGAAGCTGGATTCCTCTGCTGGGGCCTCTCTGTCTTCTGATCATGTTAAACCTTTGCCCTGA
- the Myadml2 gene encoding myeloid-associated differentiation marker-like protein 2 has translation MGSTMEPPGGAYLHLGAVTSPVGTARMLQLAFGCTTFSLVAHRGGFGGVQGTFCMAAWGFCFALSVLVVACEFTRLHSCLRLSWGNFTAAFAMLATLLCATAAVIYPLYFTRLECPPEPAGCMVRNFRLAASVFAGLLFLAYAAEVALTRARPGQVASYMATVSGLLKIVQAFVACIIFGALVHESRYGRYVATQWCVAVYSLCFMATVGVVVLSVMGHTGGLGCPFDRLVVVYTFLAVLLYLSAAVIWPVFCFDPKYGEPGRPSDCLRGSCPWDSQLVVAIFTYVNLLLYIADLAYSQRIRFVPTL, from the coding sequence ATGGGCAGCACCATGGAGCCCCCAGGGGGTGCGTACCTGCACTTAGGCGCTGTGACCTCGCCGGTGGGGACAGCCCGAATGCTGCAGCTGGCCTTTGGCTGTACCACTTTCAGTCTGGTTGCTCACCGAGGTGGTTTTGGGGGTGTCCAGGGCACTTTCTGCATGGCTGCTTGGGGCTTCTGTTTCGCCCTCTCAGTACTGGTGGTAGCCTGTGAGTTTACAAGGCTCCACAGCTGCCTGCGCCTTTCCTGGGGCAACTTCACAGCAGCCTTCGCCATGTTGGCGACCCTGCTGTGCGCCACAGCCGCTGTCATCTACCCTCTGTACTTCACTCGGCTGGAGTGCCCACCTGAGCCTGCCGGATGCATGGTCCGAAACTTCCGCCTGGCAGCCAGCGTCTTCGCAGGACTCCTCTTTCTGGCCTACGCTGCCGAAGTGGCCCTGACTCGGGCACGGCCGGGTCAGGTAGCCAGCTACATGGCTACAGTGTCTGGCCTCCTCAAGATCGTCCAGGCCTTTGTGGCCTGCATCATATTTGGAGCACTGGTCCATGAGAGCCGCTACGGGCGCTACGTGGCCACACAGTGGTGTGTGGCGGTCTACAGCCTGTGCTTCATGGCCACGGTGGGCGTGGTGGTCCTAAGCGTGATGGGACACACGGGGGGCCTGGGATGCCCGTTTGACCGCCTAGTGGTAGTGTATACCTTCCTGGCTGTGCTCCTATACCTCAGTGCTGCAGTCATCTGGCCAGTCTTCTGTTTCGACCCCAAGTACGGGGAGCCAGGGCGGCCCTCAGACTGCCTCCGAGGCAGCTGCCCCTGGGACAGCCAGTTGGTGGTAGCTATTTTCACCTATGTCAACCTGCTCCTTTACATCGCTGATCTCGCCTACTCCCAGAGGATCCGCTTCGTGCCCACCCTGTAG